In Etheostoma cragini isolate CJK2018 chromosome 9, CSU_Ecrag_1.0, whole genome shotgun sequence, the following are encoded in one genomic region:
- the prrx1b gene encoding paired mesoderm homeobox protein 1b, producing MTSSYAHVMDRQASIANRLESPITSNLDTLQAKKNFSVSHLLDLEEAGEMVGTQADESIGEAGRSLLESPGLTSGSDTTQQENTFLVCKDIENARQPPRSRHVAATQPPRSRHAAATQPPRSRHVAATQPPRSRHADATQPPSSRHAATTQTPRS from the exons ATGACTTCCAGCTATGCGCACGTGATGGACAGGCAGGCGTCGATAGCGAACCGCCTGGAGAGCCCGATCACGTCGAACCTGGACACCCTGCAAGCCAAGAAGAACTTCTCGGTGAGCCACCTGTTGGACCTGGAGGAGGCCGGGGAAATGGTCGGCACGCAGGCGGACGAGAGCATCGGGGAGGCGGGGAGGAGTTTGCTGGAGTCCCCGGGGCTGACCAGCGGGAGCGACACCACCCAGCAAGAGA acacgtttctggtgtgcaaagacaTAGAAAACGCCAGGCAACCGCCACGCAGCCGCCACGTAGCCGCCACGCAGCCGCCACGTAGCCGCCACGCAGCCGCCACGCAGCCGCCACGCAGCCGCCACGTAGCCGCCACGCAGCCGCCACGTAGCCGCCACGCAGACGCCACGCAGCCGCCAAGTAGCCGCCACGCAGCCACCACGCAGacgccacgcagctga